The following are encoded in a window of Cucurbita pepo subsp. pepo cultivar mu-cu-16 chromosome LG12, ASM280686v2, whole genome shotgun sequence genomic DNA:
- the LOC111806677 gene encoding nuclear transcription factor Y subunit A-4-like isoform X2 has protein sequence MPSKPENVDQQIVDGSKYLVQSTKYSEAWWHGVGNNTIAGEDATKTASADYLNDTVSSGGTQSQANDENIGKEVQHLKYIPFSTSPPVGERLDLNSQMELVGHSIVLTSYPFSDAQYCQMLTSNGPQSTFPHIYGLHHARMPLPLEMEEEPVYVNAKQYHGILRRRQSRAKAELEKKVIKSRKPYLHESRHLHAMRRARGSGGRFLNTKKPNNVISNTDREEGINSGTNHSTKPVNEAGSKYMGADENGIKDTLNEEDKEFMTQNLQITRAFFNGKLNGHGISTYTSQLADVEGGHLDQPHESMQVNGAPQRAIPIN, from the exons ATGCCATCAAAACCAGAAAATGTAGACCAACAAATAGTTGATGGGTCGAAGTATTTGGTACAATCGACCAAATACTCTGAGGCTTGGTGGCATGGAGTTGGGAACAATACCATCGCAGGTGAAGATGCTACCAAAACAGCTTCTGCAGATTACCTGAACGATACTGTTAGCAGTGGAGGAACGCAGTCACAAGCAAATG ATGAAAATATTGGGAAAGAAGTTCAGCATCTCAAGTACATTCCGTTTTCTACATCCCCACCTGTGGGCGAACGCCTTGATCTAAATTCCCAGATGGAACTTGTTGGCCACTCAATT GTTTTGACATCATATCCTTTTTCAGATGCACAATATTGCCAAATGCTGACTTCTAATGGACCACAGTCAACG TTTCCTCATATTTATGGACTTCACCATGCTAGGATGCCTTTACCCcttgaaatggaagaagaaccCGTTTATGTAAATGCAAAGCAATATCATGGTATCCTGAGGAGAAGACAGTCGCGTGCCAAAGCTGAGCTTGAGAAGAAAGTGATAAAAAGTAGAAAG CCATATCTTCATGAATCCAGACACCTCCATGCTATGAGACGAGCAAGAGGCAGTGGAGGACGTTTCCTCAATACCAAAAAACCCAACAATGTTATTTCCAATACAGATAGGGAGGAAGGTATCAATTCTGGTACAAACCATTCAACAAAACCTGTCAACGAGGCTGGATCAAAATACATGGGGGCTGATGAAAATGGAATCAAGGATACGCTTAATGAGGAGGACAAAGAGTTCATGACTCAAAATCTGCAGATAACACGTGCTTTCTTCAACGGAAAATTGAATGGCCATGGCATATCCACTTACACTTCACAACTTGCTGACGTCGAGGGAGGTCATCTCGATCAGCCACATGAAAGCATGCAGGTGAATGGGGCTCCACAGAGGGCCATCCCCATCAATTGA
- the LOC111806677 gene encoding uncharacterized protein LOC111806677 isoform X1, with protein MPSKPENVDQQIVDGSKYLVQSTKYSEAWWHGVGNNTIAGEDATKTASADYLNDTVSSGGTQSQANGIRFIAIIVINSIYLTKNTQFKRYIEPVLDLDENIGKEVQHLKYIPFSTSPPVGERLDLNSQMELVGHSIVLTSYPFSDAQYCQMLTSNGPQSTFPHIYGLHHARMPLPLEMEEEPVYVNAKQYHGILRRRQSRAKAELEKKVIKSRKPYLHESRHLHAMRRARGSGGRFLNTKKPNNVISNTDREEGINSGTNHSTKPVNEAGSKYMGADENGIKDTLNEEDKEFMTQNLQITRAFFNGKLNGHGISTYTSQLADVEGGHLDQPHESMQVNGAPQRAIPIN; from the exons ATGCCATCAAAACCAGAAAATGTAGACCAACAAATAGTTGATGGGTCGAAGTATTTGGTACAATCGACCAAATACTCTGAGGCTTGGTGGCATGGAGTTGGGAACAATACCATCGCAGGTGAAGATGCTACCAAAACAGCTTCTGCAGATTACCTGAACGATACTGTTAGCAGTGGAGGAACGCAGTCACAAGCAAATGGTATAAGATTCATTGCtataattgttattaattcTATATATTTGACTAAGAATACACAATTTAAGCGATATATTGAACCTGTTCTTGATTTAGATGAAAATATTGGGAAAGAAGTTCAGCATCTCAAGTACATTCCGTTTTCTACATCCCCACCTGTGGGCGAACGCCTTGATCTAAATTCCCAGATGGAACTTGTTGGCCACTCAATT GTTTTGACATCATATCCTTTTTCAGATGCACAATATTGCCAAATGCTGACTTCTAATGGACCACAGTCAACG TTTCCTCATATTTATGGACTTCACCATGCTAGGATGCCTTTACCCcttgaaatggaagaagaaccCGTTTATGTAAATGCAAAGCAATATCATGGTATCCTGAGGAGAAGACAGTCGCGTGCCAAAGCTGAGCTTGAGAAGAAAGTGATAAAAAGTAGAAAG CCATATCTTCATGAATCCAGACACCTCCATGCTATGAGACGAGCAAGAGGCAGTGGAGGACGTTTCCTCAATACCAAAAAACCCAACAATGTTATTTCCAATACAGATAGGGAGGAAGGTATCAATTCTGGTACAAACCATTCAACAAAACCTGTCAACGAGGCTGGATCAAAATACATGGGGGCTGATGAAAATGGAATCAAGGATACGCTTAATGAGGAGGACAAAGAGTTCATGACTCAAAATCTGCAGATAACACGTGCTTTCTTCAACGGAAAATTGAATGGCCATGGCATATCCACTTACACTTCACAACTTGCTGACGTCGAGGGAGGTCATCTCGATCAGCCACATGAAAGCATGCAGGTGAATGGGGCTCCACAGAGGGCCATCCCCATCAATTGA
- the LOC111806678 gene encoding uncharacterized protein LOC111806678 — MRRARGSGGRFLNTKKPNNVISNTDREEGINSGTNHSTKPVNEAGSKYMGADENGIKDTLNEEDKEFMTQNLQITRAFFNGKLNGHGISTYTSQLADVEGGHLDQPHESMQVNGAPQRAIPIN; from the coding sequence ATGAGACGAGCAAGAGGCAGTGGAGGACGTTTCCTCAATACCAAAAAACCCAACAATGTTATTTCCAATACAGATAGGGAGGAAGGTATCAATTCTGGTACAAACCATTCAACAAAACCTGTCAACGAGGCTGGATCAAAATACATGGGGGCTGATGAAAATGGAATCAAGGATACGCTTAATGAGGAGGACAAAGAGTTCATGACTCAAAATCTGCAGATAACACGTGCTTTCTTCAACGGAAAATTGAATGGCCATGGCATATCCACTTACACTTCACAACTTGCTGACGTCGAGGGAGGTCATCTCGATCAGCCACATGAAAGCATGCAGGTGAATGGGGCTCCACAGAGGGCCATCCCCATCAATTGA